Proteins from one Aquila chrysaetos chrysaetos chromosome 5, bAquChr1.4, whole genome shotgun sequence genomic window:
- the SEMA6D gene encoding semaphorin-6D isoform X8: MFPEWCSTQVLNIRVLPRGSGGLSALWKQLEPTKLQGRRGPSGFPTVVPEPALAPLANIALLCIATWRRVLKRKVVKQCCHEGSAHLSPAMRLPLLCASVMLISLSQCQAVSFPEDEDPINVVDYHYSRQYPVFRGRPSGNESQHRLDFQLMLKIRDTLYIAGRDQVYTVNLNEVPKSEVTASKKLTWRSRQQDRENCAMKGKHKDECHNFIKVFVPRNDEMVFVCGTNAFNPMCRYYRLNTLEYDGEEISGLARCPFDARQTNVALFADGKLYSATVADFLASDAVIYRSMGDGSALRTIKYDSKWIKEPHFLHAIEYGNYVYFFFREIAVEHNNLGKAVYSRVARICKNDMGGSQRVLEKHWTSFLKARLNCSVPGDSFFYFDVLQSITDIIEINGVPTVVGVFTTQLNSIPGSAVCAFSMDDIEKVFKGRFKEQKTPDSVWTAVPEDKVPKPRPGCCAKHGLAEAYKTSIDFPDETLSFIKSHPLMDSAVPSVIEEPWFTKTRVRYRLTAIAVDHAAGPYQNYTVIFVGSEAGVVLKILAKTRPFSLNDSVLLEEIEAYNHAKCNAESEEDRRVISLQLDRDHHALFVAFSSCVIRIPLSRCERHGSCKKACIASRDPYCGWLDHEACGRVTPGMLFSLFVSYNHSTGGYVQDVEYGNTAQLGDCHGVRWEVQSGESNQMVHMNVLITCVFAAFVLGAFIAGVAVYCYRDIFVRKSRKIHKDAESAQSCTDSSGSFAKLNGLFDSPVKEYQQNIDSPKLYTNLLTSRKELPPNGDTKSMMMDHRGQPPELAALPTPESTPVLQQKTLQAMKSQSDKAHSNLNASRKETPLKSPQFFPSSPPPHSPLSHGHIPSAIVLPNATHDYNTSFSNSNAHKADKKMQHIDHPLTKPSSKRDHRRSVDSRNTLNDFLKHLNETTSNPKAIMGDIQVAHQTLMLDPMGNMSEIPPKVPNREASLYSPPSTLPRNSPTKRVDVPTTPAVPMTSLERQRGYHKNSSQRHSISALPKNLNSPNGVLLSRQPSINRGGYMPPTAGTKMDYMQGAPVSVHLQPSLSRQSSYTSNGTLPRTGIKRTPSLKPDVPPKPSFVPQTTSVRPLNKYSY; this comes from the exons ATGTTCCCAGAGTGGTGCAGCACCCAGGTGTTAAATATCAGAGTACTGCCTCGTGGGTCAGGGGGGCTCAGTGCCCTGTGGAAGCAACTTGAGCCAACCAAGCTGCAAGGCAGGAGAGGGCCCTCTGGCTTTCCAACAGTTGTCCCAGAGCCAGCATTGGCACCCCTTGCAAATATAGCGCTCTTGTGTATTGCCACCTGGAGACGAGTGCTGAAGAGAAAG GTAGTTAAACAGTGTTGCCACGAAGGTAGTGCTCATCTTTCACCAGCCATGAGGCTTCCTCTGCTTTGTGCCTCCGTGATGCTAATAAGTCTGTCCCAGTGCCAAGCTGTCAGCTTCCCTGAAGATGAGGACCCTATTAATGTTGTTGACTACCACT ATTCAAGGCAATATCCAGTATTTAGAGGACGCCCTTCAGGCAATGAATCTCAGCACAGACTGGACTTCCAACTGATGTTGAAAATTCGAGACACACTTTATATCGCTGGCAG GGACCAAGTTTACACTGTAAACTTAAATGAAGTTCCAAAATCAGAAGTCACTGCAAGCAAG aaattaacaTGGAGGTcaaggcagcaggacagagagaaCTGTGCTATGAAAGGCAAACATAAA GACGAATGCCATAACTTCATTAAAGTCTTTGTTCCAAGGAATGATGAGATGGTGTTTGTCTGTGGAACAAATGCATTTAACCCTATGTGCAGATACTATCGG ctGAATACCTTAGAGTATGATGGGGAGGAAATTAGTGGTTTGGCAAGATGCCCATTTGATGCCAGACAAACCAATGTCGCCCTCTTTGCTG ATGGAAAATTGTATTCAGCAACAGTAGCAGATTTCCTGGCAAGTGACGCTGTTATTTATCGCAGCATGGGGGATGGATCTGCCCTAAGAACAATAAAGTATGATTCCAAATGGATAAAAG AACCACACTTCCTCCATGCCATAGAATACGGGAACTACGTTTATTTCTTCTTCCGAGAAATTGCTGTAGAGCACAATAATTTAGGCAAG GCTGTGTATTCCCGTGTGGCTCGCATATGTAAAAATGACATGGGAGGGTCCCAAAGAGTCCTGGAGAAACATTGGACATCCTTTCTGAAAGCTCGGCTCAACTGCTCAGTTCCCGGGGATTCATTCTTCTACTTCGATGTTCTGCAGTCTATCACAGACATAATAGAAATCAATGGAGTCCCCACGGTTGTCGGTGTATTCACCACACAGCTTAACAG CATCCCTGGTTCAGCAGTGTGTGCTTTCAGCATGGATGACATTGAGAAAGTCTTTAAAGGGagatttaaagaacaaaagactCCTGACTCTGTTTGGACAGCTGTACCTGAAGACAAAGTACCAAAGCCAAG ACCTGGCTGCTGTGCAAAACACGGCCTAGCAGAAGCTTACAAAACCTCCATTGATTTCCCAGACGAAACACTCTCCTTCATCAAATCTCATCCTTTGATGGATTCAGCTGTTCCCTCAGTCATTGAGGAGCCCTGGTTTACTAAAACACGTGTCAG ATACAGATTGACAGCAATTGCTGTAGACCACGCTGCTGGACCCTACCAGAACTACACAGTCATATTTGTTGGCTCCGAAGCAGGAGTAGTACTTAAAATCTTGGCAAAGACGAGgcctttttctttgaatgacAGCGTGTTACTGGAAGAGATTGAAGCATATAATCATGCAAA GTGTAATGCTGAGAGCGAGGAGGACAGAAGAGTCATTTCCCTTCAGCTGGATAGAGACCACCATGCTCTGTTCGTGGCATTCTCCAGCTGCGTCATTAGAATTCCTCTGAGTCGGTGTGAGCGTCATGGGTCATGTAAAAA GGCATGTATTGCTTCACGGGACCCGTACTGTGGCTGGTTAGACCATGAGGCATGTGGAAGGGTGACACCAGGCATGCT GTTCTCTTTGTTTGTTTCATACAACCACAGCACCGGAGGATATGTACAAGATGTCGAATACGGCAACACAGCCCAGCTTGGGGACTGCCATG GTGTAAGGTGGGAAGTACAATCAGGAGAGTCCAACCAAATGGTACATATGAATGTCCTAATCACTTGTGTCTTTGCCGCTTTTGTCCTGGGAGCCTTTATTGCGGGAGTGGCCGTTTACTGTTACCGGGATATATTTGTACGgaaatccagaaaaatacacaaagatGCAGAATCGGCTCAGTCATGTACTGACTCCAGTGGGAGCTTTGCTAAACTGAATGGGCTGTTTGATAGTCCCGTCAAGGAATATCAGCAAAACATTGATTCACCCAAACTTTACACAAACCTGTTGACTAGCAGAAAGGAGTTGCCACCAAATGGTGATACAAAGTCCATGATGATGGACCACAGGGGCCAGCCTCCGGAATTAGCTGCGCTTCCAACTCCTGAATCTACACCAGTTCTTCAACAAAAGACTCTGCAGGCTATGAAAAGTCAATCGGACAAAGCGCATAGTAACCTCAATGCTTCACGAAAGGAAACCCCACTAAAAAGCCCtcagttttttccttccagtcctCCACCCCACTCTCCTCTAAGTCATGGACATATTCCTAGTGCTATCGTTCTTCCCAATGCTACCCATGATTACAATACATCTTTCTCAAATTCTAATGCGCACAAGGCAGACAAAAAGATGCAACATATTGATCATCCACTTACAAAACCATCCAGCAAAAGAGACCACAGGAGATCTGTTGATTCCAGGAACACCCTGAATGATTTTCTGAAACACTTAAATGAAACTACTAGTAATCCCAAAGCAATTATGGGAGATATTCAAGTGGCCCACCAGACTTTAATGCTGGATCCAATGGGAAATATGTCTGAAATCCCACCTAAGGTTCCCAACAGGGAGGCATCTTTATACTCTCCTCCATCAACTCTTCCGAGAAACAGCCCCACAAAACGAGTGGACGTTCCCACCACTCCTGCAGTACCGATGACCTCtttggaaaggcagagaggTTATCACAAAAATTCTTCACAAAGGCATTCAATATCTGCCCTTCCTAAAAACTTAAACTCACCAAATGGTGTTTTGTTATCCAGACAGCCTAGTATTAATCGGGGGGGGTACATGCCTCCCACGGCAGGCACAAAGATGGACTACATGCAAGGGGCACCTGTCAGCGTTCACCTCCAGCCTTCCTTGTCCAGGCAAAGCAGTTACACGAGCAACGGCACCCTTCCTCGTACAGGAATAAAGAGGACACCCTCCTTAAAACCCGATGTGCCACCAAAACCCTCATTCGTTCCTCAGACAACTTCAGTCAGACCACTGAACAAATACAGTTACTAG
- the SEMA6D gene encoding semaphorin-6D isoform X6: protein MFPEWCSTQVLNIRVLPRGSGGLSALWKQLEPTKLQGRRGPSGFPTVVPEPALAPLANIALLCIATWRRVLKRKVVKQCCHEGSAHLSPAMRLPLLCASVMLISLSQCQAVSFPEDEDPINVVDYHYSRQYPVFRGRPSGNESQHRLDFQLMLKIRDTLYIAGRDQVYTVNLNEVPKSEVTASKKLTWRSRQQDRENCAMKGKHKDECHNFIKVFVPRNDEMVFVCGTNAFNPMCRYYRLNTLEYDGEEISGLARCPFDARQTNVALFADGKLYSATVADFLASDAVIYRSMGDGSALRTIKYDSKWIKEPHFLHAIEYGNYVYFFFREIAVEHNNLGKAVYSRVARICKNDMGGSQRVLEKHWTSFLKARLNCSVPGDSFFYFDVLQSITDIIEINGVPTVVGVFTTQLNSIPGSAVCAFSMDDIEKVFKGRFKEQKTPDSVWTAVPEDKVPKPRPGCCAKHGLAEAYKTSIDFPDETLSFIKSHPLMDSAVPSVIEEPWFTKTRVRYRLTAIAVDHAAGPYQNYTVIFVGSEAGVVLKILAKTRPFSLNDSVLLEEIEAYNHAKCNAESEEDRRVISLQLDRDHHALFVAFSSCVIRIPLSRCERHGSCKKACIASRDPYCGWLDHEACGRVTPGMLFSLFVSYNHSTGGYVQDVEYGNTAQLGDCHEILPTTATPDYKIFGDPTSGVRWEVQSGESNQMVHMNVLITCVFAAFVLGAFIAGVAVYCYRDIFVRKSRKIHKDAESAQSCTDSSGSFAKLNGLFDSPVKEYQQNIDSPKLYTNLLTSRKELPPNGDTKSMMMDHRGQPPELAALPTPESTPVLQQKTLQAMKSQSDKAHSNLNASRKETPLKSPQFFPSSPPPHSPLSHGHIPSAIVLPNATHDYNTSFSNSNAHKADKKMQHIDHPLTKPSSKRDHRRSVDSRNTLNDFLKHLNETTSNPKAIMGDIQVAHQTLMLDPMGNMSEIPPKVPNREASLYSPPSTLPRNSPTKRVDVPTTPAVPMTSLERQRGYHKNSSQRHSISALPKNLNSPNGVLLSRQPSINRGGYMPPTAGTKMDYMQGAPVSVHLQPSLSRQSSYTSNGTLPRTGIKRTPSLKPDVPPKPSFVPQTTSVRPLNKYSY, encoded by the exons ATGTTCCCAGAGTGGTGCAGCACCCAGGTGTTAAATATCAGAGTACTGCCTCGTGGGTCAGGGGGGCTCAGTGCCCTGTGGAAGCAACTTGAGCCAACCAAGCTGCAAGGCAGGAGAGGGCCCTCTGGCTTTCCAACAGTTGTCCCAGAGCCAGCATTGGCACCCCTTGCAAATATAGCGCTCTTGTGTATTGCCACCTGGAGACGAGTGCTGAAGAGAAAG GTAGTTAAACAGTGTTGCCACGAAGGTAGTGCTCATCTTTCACCAGCCATGAGGCTTCCTCTGCTTTGTGCCTCCGTGATGCTAATAAGTCTGTCCCAGTGCCAAGCTGTCAGCTTCCCTGAAGATGAGGACCCTATTAATGTTGTTGACTACCACT ATTCAAGGCAATATCCAGTATTTAGAGGACGCCCTTCAGGCAATGAATCTCAGCACAGACTGGACTTCCAACTGATGTTGAAAATTCGAGACACACTTTATATCGCTGGCAG GGACCAAGTTTACACTGTAAACTTAAATGAAGTTCCAAAATCAGAAGTCACTGCAAGCAAG aaattaacaTGGAGGTcaaggcagcaggacagagagaaCTGTGCTATGAAAGGCAAACATAAA GACGAATGCCATAACTTCATTAAAGTCTTTGTTCCAAGGAATGATGAGATGGTGTTTGTCTGTGGAACAAATGCATTTAACCCTATGTGCAGATACTATCGG ctGAATACCTTAGAGTATGATGGGGAGGAAATTAGTGGTTTGGCAAGATGCCCATTTGATGCCAGACAAACCAATGTCGCCCTCTTTGCTG ATGGAAAATTGTATTCAGCAACAGTAGCAGATTTCCTGGCAAGTGACGCTGTTATTTATCGCAGCATGGGGGATGGATCTGCCCTAAGAACAATAAAGTATGATTCCAAATGGATAAAAG AACCACACTTCCTCCATGCCATAGAATACGGGAACTACGTTTATTTCTTCTTCCGAGAAATTGCTGTAGAGCACAATAATTTAGGCAAG GCTGTGTATTCCCGTGTGGCTCGCATATGTAAAAATGACATGGGAGGGTCCCAAAGAGTCCTGGAGAAACATTGGACATCCTTTCTGAAAGCTCGGCTCAACTGCTCAGTTCCCGGGGATTCATTCTTCTACTTCGATGTTCTGCAGTCTATCACAGACATAATAGAAATCAATGGAGTCCCCACGGTTGTCGGTGTATTCACCACACAGCTTAACAG CATCCCTGGTTCAGCAGTGTGTGCTTTCAGCATGGATGACATTGAGAAAGTCTTTAAAGGGagatttaaagaacaaaagactCCTGACTCTGTTTGGACAGCTGTACCTGAAGACAAAGTACCAAAGCCAAG ACCTGGCTGCTGTGCAAAACACGGCCTAGCAGAAGCTTACAAAACCTCCATTGATTTCCCAGACGAAACACTCTCCTTCATCAAATCTCATCCTTTGATGGATTCAGCTGTTCCCTCAGTCATTGAGGAGCCCTGGTTTACTAAAACACGTGTCAG ATACAGATTGACAGCAATTGCTGTAGACCACGCTGCTGGACCCTACCAGAACTACACAGTCATATTTGTTGGCTCCGAAGCAGGAGTAGTACTTAAAATCTTGGCAAAGACGAGgcctttttctttgaatgacAGCGTGTTACTGGAAGAGATTGAAGCATATAATCATGCAAA GTGTAATGCTGAGAGCGAGGAGGACAGAAGAGTCATTTCCCTTCAGCTGGATAGAGACCACCATGCTCTGTTCGTGGCATTCTCCAGCTGCGTCATTAGAATTCCTCTGAGTCGGTGTGAGCGTCATGGGTCATGTAAAAA GGCATGTATTGCTTCACGGGACCCGTACTGTGGCTGGTTAGACCATGAGGCATGTGGAAGGGTGACACCAGGCATGCT GTTCTCTTTGTTTGTTTCATACAACCACAGCACCGGAGGATATGTACAAGATGTCGAATACGGCAACACAGCCCAGCTTGGGGACTGCCATG AAATTTTGCCTACTACAGCTACACCAGATTACAAAATATTTGGCGACCCAACATCTg GTGTAAGGTGGGAAGTACAATCAGGAGAGTCCAACCAAATGGTACATATGAATGTCCTAATCACTTGTGTCTTTGCCGCTTTTGTCCTGGGAGCCTTTATTGCGGGAGTGGCCGTTTACTGTTACCGGGATATATTTGTACGgaaatccagaaaaatacacaaagatGCAGAATCGGCTCAGTCATGTACTGACTCCAGTGGGAGCTTTGCTAAACTGAATGGGCTGTTTGATAGTCCCGTCAAGGAATATCAGCAAAACATTGATTCACCCAAACTTTACACAAACCTGTTGACTAGCAGAAAGGAGTTGCCACCAAATGGTGATACAAAGTCCATGATGATGGACCACAGGGGCCAGCCTCCGGAATTAGCTGCGCTTCCAACTCCTGAATCTACACCAGTTCTTCAACAAAAGACTCTGCAGGCTATGAAAAGTCAATCGGACAAAGCGCATAGTAACCTCAATGCTTCACGAAAGGAAACCCCACTAAAAAGCCCtcagttttttccttccagtcctCCACCCCACTCTCCTCTAAGTCATGGACATATTCCTAGTGCTATCGTTCTTCCCAATGCTACCCATGATTACAATACATCTTTCTCAAATTCTAATGCGCACAAGGCAGACAAAAAGATGCAACATATTGATCATCCACTTACAAAACCATCCAGCAAAAGAGACCACAGGAGATCTGTTGATTCCAGGAACACCCTGAATGATTTTCTGAAACACTTAAATGAAACTACTAGTAATCCCAAAGCAATTATGGGAGATATTCAAGTGGCCCACCAGACTTTAATGCTGGATCCAATGGGAAATATGTCTGAAATCCCACCTAAGGTTCCCAACAGGGAGGCATCTTTATACTCTCCTCCATCAACTCTTCCGAGAAACAGCCCCACAAAACGAGTGGACGTTCCCACCACTCCTGCAGTACCGATGACCTCtttggaaaggcagagaggTTATCACAAAAATTCTTCACAAAGGCATTCAATATCTGCCCTTCCTAAAAACTTAAACTCACCAAATGGTGTTTTGTTATCCAGACAGCCTAGTATTAATCGGGGGGGGTACATGCCTCCCACGGCAGGCACAAAGATGGACTACATGCAAGGGGCACCTGTCAGCGTTCACCTCCAGCCTTCCTTGTCCAGGCAAAGCAGTTACACGAGCAACGGCACCCTTCCTCGTACAGGAATAAAGAGGACACCCTCCTTAAAACCCGATGTGCCACCAAAACCCTCATTCGTTCCTCAGACAACTTCAGTCAGACCACTGAACAAATACAGTTACTAG
- the SEMA6D gene encoding semaphorin-6D isoform X9: MFPEWCSTQVLNIRVLPRGSGGLSALWKQLEPTKLQGRRGPSGFPTVVPEPALAPLANIALLCIATWRRVLKRKVVKQCCHEGSAHLSPAMRLPLLCASVMLISLSQCQAVSFPEDEDPINVVDYHYSRQYPVFRGRPSGNESQHRLDFQLMLKIRDTLYIAGRDQVYTVNLNEVPKSEVTASKKLTWRSRQQDRENCAMKGKHKDECHNFIKVFVPRNDEMVFVCGTNAFNPMCRYYRLNTLEYDGEEISGLARCPFDARQTNVALFADGKLYSATVADFLASDAVIYRSMGDGSALRTIKYDSKWIKEPHFLHAIEYGNYVYFFFREIAVEHNNLGKAVYSRVARICKNDMGGSQRVLEKHWTSFLKARLNCSVPGDSFFYFDVLQSITDIIEINGVPTVVGVFTTQLNSIPGSAVCAFSMDDIEKVFKGRFKEQKTPDSVWTAVPEDKVPKPRPGCCAKHGLAEAYKTSIDFPDETLSFIKSHPLMDSAVPSVIEEPWFTKTRVRYRLTAIAVDHAAGPYQNYTVIFVGSEAGVVLKILAKTRPFSLNDSVLLEEIEAYNHAKCNAESEEDRRVISLQLDRDHHALFVAFSSCVIRIPLSRCERHGSCKKACIASRDPYCGWLDHEACGRVTPGMLTGGYVQDVEYGNTAQLGDCHGVRWEVQSGESNQMVHMNVLITCVFAAFVLGAFIAGVAVYCYRDIFVRKSRKIHKDAESAQSCTDSSGSFAKLNGLFDSPVKEYQQNIDSPKLYTNLLTSRKELPPNGDTKSMMMDHRGQPPELAALPTPESTPVLQQKTLQAMKSQSDKAHSNLNASRKETPLKSPQFFPSSPPPHSPLSHGHIPSAIVLPNATHDYNTSFSNSNAHKADKKMQHIDHPLTKPSSKRDHRRSVDSRNTLNDFLKHLNETTSNPKAIMGDIQVAHQTLMLDPMGNMSEIPPKVPNREASLYSPPSTLPRNSPTKRVDVPTTPAVPMTSLERQRGYHKNSSQRHSISALPKNLNSPNGVLLSRQPSINRGGYMPPTAGTKMDYMQGAPVSVHLQPSLSRQSSYTSNGTLPRTGIKRTPSLKPDVPPKPSFVPQTTSVRPLNKYSY; this comes from the exons ATGTTCCCAGAGTGGTGCAGCACCCAGGTGTTAAATATCAGAGTACTGCCTCGTGGGTCAGGGGGGCTCAGTGCCCTGTGGAAGCAACTTGAGCCAACCAAGCTGCAAGGCAGGAGAGGGCCCTCTGGCTTTCCAACAGTTGTCCCAGAGCCAGCATTGGCACCCCTTGCAAATATAGCGCTCTTGTGTATTGCCACCTGGAGACGAGTGCTGAAGAGAAAG GTAGTTAAACAGTGTTGCCACGAAGGTAGTGCTCATCTTTCACCAGCCATGAGGCTTCCTCTGCTTTGTGCCTCCGTGATGCTAATAAGTCTGTCCCAGTGCCAAGCTGTCAGCTTCCCTGAAGATGAGGACCCTATTAATGTTGTTGACTACCACT ATTCAAGGCAATATCCAGTATTTAGAGGACGCCCTTCAGGCAATGAATCTCAGCACAGACTGGACTTCCAACTGATGTTGAAAATTCGAGACACACTTTATATCGCTGGCAG GGACCAAGTTTACACTGTAAACTTAAATGAAGTTCCAAAATCAGAAGTCACTGCAAGCAAG aaattaacaTGGAGGTcaaggcagcaggacagagagaaCTGTGCTATGAAAGGCAAACATAAA GACGAATGCCATAACTTCATTAAAGTCTTTGTTCCAAGGAATGATGAGATGGTGTTTGTCTGTGGAACAAATGCATTTAACCCTATGTGCAGATACTATCGG ctGAATACCTTAGAGTATGATGGGGAGGAAATTAGTGGTTTGGCAAGATGCCCATTTGATGCCAGACAAACCAATGTCGCCCTCTTTGCTG ATGGAAAATTGTATTCAGCAACAGTAGCAGATTTCCTGGCAAGTGACGCTGTTATTTATCGCAGCATGGGGGATGGATCTGCCCTAAGAACAATAAAGTATGATTCCAAATGGATAAAAG AACCACACTTCCTCCATGCCATAGAATACGGGAACTACGTTTATTTCTTCTTCCGAGAAATTGCTGTAGAGCACAATAATTTAGGCAAG GCTGTGTATTCCCGTGTGGCTCGCATATGTAAAAATGACATGGGAGGGTCCCAAAGAGTCCTGGAGAAACATTGGACATCCTTTCTGAAAGCTCGGCTCAACTGCTCAGTTCCCGGGGATTCATTCTTCTACTTCGATGTTCTGCAGTCTATCACAGACATAATAGAAATCAATGGAGTCCCCACGGTTGTCGGTGTATTCACCACACAGCTTAACAG CATCCCTGGTTCAGCAGTGTGTGCTTTCAGCATGGATGACATTGAGAAAGTCTTTAAAGGGagatttaaagaacaaaagactCCTGACTCTGTTTGGACAGCTGTACCTGAAGACAAAGTACCAAAGCCAAG ACCTGGCTGCTGTGCAAAACACGGCCTAGCAGAAGCTTACAAAACCTCCATTGATTTCCCAGACGAAACACTCTCCTTCATCAAATCTCATCCTTTGATGGATTCAGCTGTTCCCTCAGTCATTGAGGAGCCCTGGTTTACTAAAACACGTGTCAG ATACAGATTGACAGCAATTGCTGTAGACCACGCTGCTGGACCCTACCAGAACTACACAGTCATATTTGTTGGCTCCGAAGCAGGAGTAGTACTTAAAATCTTGGCAAAGACGAGgcctttttctttgaatgacAGCGTGTTACTGGAAGAGATTGAAGCATATAATCATGCAAA GTGTAATGCTGAGAGCGAGGAGGACAGAAGAGTCATTTCCCTTCAGCTGGATAGAGACCACCATGCTCTGTTCGTGGCATTCTCCAGCTGCGTCATTAGAATTCCTCTGAGTCGGTGTGAGCGTCATGGGTCATGTAAAAA GGCATGTATTGCTTCACGGGACCCGTACTGTGGCTGGTTAGACCATGAGGCATGTGGAAGGGTGACACCAGGCATGCT CACCGGAGGATATGTACAAGATGTCGAATACGGCAACACAGCCCAGCTTGGGGACTGCCATG GTGTAAGGTGGGAAGTACAATCAGGAGAGTCCAACCAAATGGTACATATGAATGTCCTAATCACTTGTGTCTTTGCCGCTTTTGTCCTGGGAGCCTTTATTGCGGGAGTGGCCGTTTACTGTTACCGGGATATATTTGTACGgaaatccagaaaaatacacaaagatGCAGAATCGGCTCAGTCATGTACTGACTCCAGTGGGAGCTTTGCTAAACTGAATGGGCTGTTTGATAGTCCCGTCAAGGAATATCAGCAAAACATTGATTCACCCAAACTTTACACAAACCTGTTGACTAGCAGAAAGGAGTTGCCACCAAATGGTGATACAAAGTCCATGATGATGGACCACAGGGGCCAGCCTCCGGAATTAGCTGCGCTTCCAACTCCTGAATCTACACCAGTTCTTCAACAAAAGACTCTGCAGGCTATGAAAAGTCAATCGGACAAAGCGCATAGTAACCTCAATGCTTCACGAAAGGAAACCCCACTAAAAAGCCCtcagttttttccttccagtcctCCACCCCACTCTCCTCTAAGTCATGGACATATTCCTAGTGCTATCGTTCTTCCCAATGCTACCCATGATTACAATACATCTTTCTCAAATTCTAATGCGCACAAGGCAGACAAAAAGATGCAACATATTGATCATCCACTTACAAAACCATCCAGCAAAAGAGACCACAGGAGATCTGTTGATTCCAGGAACACCCTGAATGATTTTCTGAAACACTTAAATGAAACTACTAGTAATCCCAAAGCAATTATGGGAGATATTCAAGTGGCCCACCAGACTTTAATGCTGGATCCAATGGGAAATATGTCTGAAATCCCACCTAAGGTTCCCAACAGGGAGGCATCTTTATACTCTCCTCCATCAACTCTTCCGAGAAACAGCCCCACAAAACGAGTGGACGTTCCCACCACTCCTGCAGTACCGATGACCTCtttggaaaggcagagaggTTATCACAAAAATTCTTCACAAAGGCATTCAATATCTGCCCTTCCTAAAAACTTAAACTCACCAAATGGTGTTTTGTTATCCAGACAGCCTAGTATTAATCGGGGGGGGTACATGCCTCCCACGGCAGGCACAAAGATGGACTACATGCAAGGGGCACCTGTCAGCGTTCACCTCCAGCCTTCCTTGTCCAGGCAAAGCAGTTACACGAGCAACGGCACCCTTCCTCGTACAGGAATAAAGAGGACACCCTCCTTAAAACCCGATGTGCCACCAAAACCCTCATTCGTTCCTCAGACAACTTCAGTCAGACCACTGAACAAATACAGTTACTAG